The window GTTTACATATAGACCACAAGACATAATAATAACTGAATTTATACAAAAGATCAAGTTCAAATGTTTACATATGCTTGATTCTTAATTCTTAAtagtgtgtggttacctggatgcaAACGTTCAGTGATGCTCAAGGCAACACAACACATTAAGAGCGAGCTGGTGGGCGTAAACATTTGAACAGGATGACTGGAAATTGTTATTCTATTTAAAGAATTctacaaattttatttaaagatcttttttttttttagtacccTGCAGAAGTTACATAAAATACTTGCATATTTTCCAAAAGACAAAATAAGAACAATTTACCGCTCAATCATCATGTGCAAATGTTTACACCCCCTTAATTTTAACATATTGtatttccttctggagcatcagtaaATGTTTTCACCATTTGCCTAATAGTTGTCacagtgtgaaaatatagatctcaaaaatcatacagtcactgctggaaagtgttaaaataggcagaagatgctggaaaaccaaAGAATGTGCTGGACCTGGaagaattttctgaagaactgTTGGCTGAACATGACGGACAAACACAGGACTTATCATAAAAACAAATCATAAAAACAGCCATAGATTATCCAGGTAATGACATGCAGTACTGAGAATCAATTAAGTGTACTGGGGAGAGTCAGCCCAACGTTGCATTCCTATTACTTGTGATTGGTAGAAACTCGCATTATAGCAGAATATTGTAGTGGAGGTTCATGAAAAACAAGTTGTTTTCCATACGTGAAAATGCAGGGCAATCACTAGCAGTTCAgttgcaaatatattttatatcaggGATTGAATTGCACAGGGCTGTTACTAGGGCATCAAGTCCTTGAACAGTTTTTTGTGTGCCCCCTTAAAAAAGTGGTGccacctttttaaaaaaaaaagtgttacaattattacaaatatttaattatttaatgaagTTATGCATAATTAGCATATGAACTGCAAATATGATgtttaagaaaatatatttatttaaaagggTTGTAGACTTTTAATATAAGCATGTCTGTGTTAAAAGTTGGCTATGCTTTGATGAACCAATAGAATGCTAGAACATATTGACTCCAgatgtattaatttatatatttatacctTTAATGTCAAATATGACATCACGAGAATGGCACACATTACTAGTTGTCTAATTGGCCAGTTCCATTAAGAGATATTGTTAGCTTCCAGGTCAGTTGCAGTTGTTTCCTTTAATGAGGAAGAAAGTTCCAACTGCGACTCCCAACAGTCCAAGAGTTAGACCCACTCCACAGAACACTGCTGGACCAACACTTGGGAGGGCGACATCAACATCTGGAAAAAACATGAATAGGATATTGGAAGATGcatgaaaatataatttaaaagagagagagagagagagagagagagagagagagagagagagagagactaatatCCATTTATTCAATTTGAAAATCCCACTCACCCCATGTTTTGGTCTGAGGTTGACCCTGGAGGGCTATGTGGTTCACCGTGCAGCTGTAAATGTCTCCTTCAGTAGGTGTAAACCTAAAAGTAGAGAAGGCGTTGAAGGTACCATCTGCCTTTGGGCGGTACTGGCTTAAACTCATGCCCTCTGTCACATTAACATTATTCTTAGTCCATGAGATGCTGAGAGATGGAGGATAGAAGCCAGTCACATGACAGACAAGGGTGTTCTGAACACCCAGCTGCACATCATCCTTTGGATAGATGGATGTTTGGGGTGCATCtagaaacaaaaataactattttttaattaattcaaaCAAATATAGATATCATCATAATACACTTTTGAGGCAAATCTTGATGACACTGGATGCATACAACTCATTTCATTTCTGTTCTCACATAGATTAAAAGTTCACATCATGTAACACTTCATAACGTAACTCATGAATTTGGTTTTGAATAAAATAGGTAGTAGCAATAAGTAGCATCATGATTAAGCATTCATAACGAGTTGAGTTGTTATAACTGCCTAACTTTTCATGCACTTGTAGATGggatattaattattaatgatCCCCTTTATAAATAGTTACCATATCcttgtatgtatatatgcacTATTGATGTTCATTcagaaatgtaaaatttaaatgcatgttttcaTGCCTTACCCATTTCTGGTGGTGGGCTCTTGAAAATGTTAGTCAAAGTGGCTACATCACTTTTGCATCCTTTCATTTCAATAACACTGGTTTCATAATAACCAGGAAATACTATAGGATTTCCAAAATCAGGTAATGTTACTACTCCTCTCTTCTGATTATAGTCGGCATGCCACATTTCCTCTCCATCAATTCCATGCATATCCTCTCCATCTGTCTCAGAGCATCCATGAATTCCAAAATATTCATGTAACACTGAAATAGAATGAGCATAATAAAGTCAATTTAGTTATATACATGAAATAGCTATGACTCTGAGTCAATTAATTTGCTTCTACtacggttaccacacctcaaaaCGTTTTATTTCACGACGTTTGTCgggtttttgtctttaaaacaaTCTTTTGTGTAGGAATCATTTTTATGCATCTCATCCCAATCCTCCTAATTCCAAAACCCTACTTTGCTTGTGTGTGAGGGTTCacatttgctttatttttggaTCTTTGCGAAAAGTATGAATTTGATTCAAAATCAAATTGTTAAAGGGCATTAACATATATTCTGGTATTTATAATAAActaaaggtgttttttttttaacagtatgttattaatttagttctaCAGAGCTCATTTATTGCTCTTGTTCTTTTCAGTttggttttttgttttatttttgggaAGTCTGTCCTGGTGCGTGAGCTAGTAATTTCTGAGACTTGGGAAAGGCCCTTTGGTCAGActagtttttatttcttttctttgttaTGTTTGTACAGTGTTTGTTCCCTCACACTGTACACCTGTAACAATGATGCCATGCCATGATGCAGAATTGAGTAATTTGCAtgtattttatgatttaaatgCTCATTCTGTGCCTGTGATGTACTTTTGTGTGAGGTTATCAGtaactctttctttctttctttctttctttctttctttctttctttctatcaaCTAGCTTGGAATCTGAAACATGCAATAGCAATGTGATAATACAACtaccgagtaccctagcaaccacccagaataccgtAGCAAGcacatagcaaccaccccgggTGCCTTAGCagccgcatagcaacaccctagcaaccaaccataaaaccttagcaaccactcagagtaccctagcaaccaccttaatcaccttagcaaccacctgaCTCCttagaaaccacccagaatacaTTTGCAACCTCAAAGCAAACTGAAAACCTTCAAACCTCAAGCTTTTACAACTTGTTTAAACTTTCTGGACAGACTTTCTCAAGCCAACTTAAAATATTGTCTCAACGAACTTCTTTATTTAGTTCAGTATGgcaaggtctttttttttttttttttttttttttttaattatcccCTTAAAATACCCAGTACATGCTGTGTGATGCTGGCTGGTACTGGTTCATTATGGACATTGGCTTGAATTTAgcattttgtgctattttttCTTATGTCTCTGCTATTtgctttaaaatttaaaatcaactgcTACTGTTTATATGGAGAGTGTCCTAATAATAAATGCTACCTATCAGAATGTTCTTCCAATGCTATAGTTATGAGGTTTATCCATCCACTTTCCTAAACCATTCGAGGatcatatatcaatatatatatatatatatatatatatatatatatatatatatatattatcttgCATTATTTGCATTGTCTGCAACTGTGTAGTATATTCTACTCTCAAATCTGACAGAAACTTTGACTAGAACTTCTGATAACACAAGAATAACTTCTACTTCTAAAATAGAACCTCTGATAACACAATGCATACTTATTGTAATCATTACTGATTTTTTAAGTGTTCATTATATTTTGTGATGTTGGAGCACTGTAACATTTCTTAACACCTCTAAGGGTGATTTAAAACATGTATCAAATGTTCTCAAGAAATAGTCTTTTGTAccaagagttttgaaaattacATGTTACATAATTGTGGAAAATAGTACCaaagtcataaaaaaaaattggcagCAATTTATTTTTCAGTCCTTTTCCCCATGcgcata of the Megalobrama amblycephala isolate DHTTF-2021 linkage group LG12, ASM1881202v1, whole genome shotgun sequence genome contains:
- the LOC125280191 gene encoding H-2 class II histocompatibility antigen, A-D alpha chain-like isoform X1 → MELYIIILTLTVVLSTDAELLHEYFGIHGCSETDGEDMHGIDGEEMWHADYNQKRGVVTLPDFGNPIVFPGYYETSVIEMKGCKSDVATLTNIFKSPPPEMDAPQTSIYPKDDVQLGVQNTLVCHVTGFYPPSLSISWTKNNVNVTEGMSLSQYRPKADGTFNAFSTFRFTPTEGDIYSCTVNHIALQGQPQTKTWDVDVALPSVGPAVFCGVGLTLGLLGVAVGTFFLIKGNNCN
- the LOC125280191 gene encoding HLA class II histocompatibility antigen, DP alpha 1 chain-like isoform X2; the protein is MELYIIILTLTVVLSTDAEYAPQTSIYPKDDVQLGVQNTLVCHVTGFYPPSLSISWTKNNVNVTEGMSLSQYRPKADGTFNAFSTFRFTPTEGDIYSCTVNHIALQGQPQTKTWDVDVALPSVGPAVFCGVGLTLGLLGVAVGTFFLIKGNNCN